One window of the Salvia miltiorrhiza cultivar Shanhuang (shh) chromosome 6, IMPLAD_Smil_shh, whole genome shotgun sequence genome contains the following:
- the LOC130988190 gene encoding jasmonate-induced oxygenase 2-like codes for MAGESYHLGFQSEIDKDEQRSIPLTVPLATEIPVIDLRRLLAASTDADLSDLRSALSSWGCFQVVNHGIESSLLDEVRSISREFFQLPMSEKQIYAGEEEGYKIDQLVTDDQFPDWSHNLRLRIFPEDRRKPKYWPQNPDSFRKVVVEYGDKLRGVAEEILKLTGKSLKLGDEESFVKKTSGMYAQFNYYPPCPNPDRVLGLRQHSDFSMITILLQDDQVQGLQLLKDDNWFAAPTMPHALLVFAGDQLQIMSNGILKSCVHRVVRGIRSEKERCTLAVFCSPNFAEEIGPLDELVGDGRPRLYPNITNYVAFAYPYFYQGKRPIHALTI; via the exons ATGGCCGGAGAATCTTATCACTTGGGATTTCAAAGTGAAATTGACAAGGATGAGCAGCGAAGCATACCACTCACTGTTCCTTTGGCTACAGAAATTCCGGTCATCGACCTCCGCCGATTGCTTGCCGCCTCCACCGATGCCGACCTCTCTGACCTCCGCTCCGCTCTCAGCTCCTGGGGTTGCTTTCAG GTAGTAAATCATGGCATTGAAAGCTCTCTACTAGATGAGGTGCGCAGCATCAGCAGAGAATTCTTTCAGCTGCCGATGAGCGAGAAGCAGATATACGCCGGCGAGGAAGAAGGCTACAAAATCGACCAACTGGTCACCGACGACCAATTTCCCGACTGGTCCCACAACTTACGCCTCCGTATCTTTCCAGAAGATCGCCGAAAACCCAAATATTGGCCTCAAAATCCCGATTCTTTCag AAAGGTGGTGGTGGAATACGGTGATAAGTTGAGAGGGGTGGCAGAAGAAATACTGAAATTAACGGGCAAGTCATTGAAGCTAGGTGATGAGGAGAGTTTTGTGAAGAAAACGAGCGGAATGTACGCACAATTCAACTACTACCCTCCATGTCCGAATCCCGACCGAGTTCTGGGATTGAGACAACATTCTGATTTTTCGATGATAACCATTCTGCTGCAAGACGATCAAGTCCAAGGCCTTCAGCTGCTCAAAGACGACAACTGGTTTGCAGCTCCTACAATGCCTCACGCGCTCCTCGTTTTCGCTGGGGATCAACTCCAG ATAATGAGCAATGGGATATTGAAGAGCTGTGTGCACCGGGTTGTTAGAGGGATCAGGTCGGAGAAGGAGAGGTGCACGTTAGCTGTGTTTTGCTCCCCAAATTTTGCGGAGGAGATAGGGCCGTTGGATGAACTGGTCGGCGACGGACGCCCAAGATTGTACCCAAATATTACCAACTATGTTGCCTTTGCCTACCCATACTTTTACCAAGGAAAGAGGCCTATTCATGCTCTTACAATTTAA
- the LOC130988194 gene encoding uncharacterized protein LOC130988194 encodes MRGDDFSFAEEKIRNVDNNSSGANKRDTSLSTVQKWLNELCSELRERLLRDLEQNKRIARSLTLHASAYKLIDSESVKKFLKVWDCQDSRRCPQPISCWAAWICWGIPCEDERNQASCVGNNRSLCLSK; translated from the exons ATGAGAGGAGATGACTTCTCCTTCGCCGAAGAGAAAATCAGAAACGTCGACAACAACTCCTCTGGGGCAAATAAAAG GGACACATCTCTGTCTACTGTTCAGAAGTGGCTGAATGAACTTTGTTCTGAACTGCGTGAACGTCTTCTTCGTGATCTGGAACAGAATAAACGCATTGCTCGGTCTCTTACCCTTCATGCAAGTGCTTACAAG TTGATTGACTCAGAATCAGTCAAAAAGTTCCTTAAGGTATGGGATTGCCAAGATTCAAGAAGATGCCCTCAACCTATTTCATGCTGGGCTGCATGGATATGTTGGGGTATACCATGTGAAGATGAAAGAAACCAAGCATCATGTGTGGGCAATAACCGGTCTCTCTGTCtcagcaagtaa
- the LOC130988192 gene encoding pelargonidin 3-O-(6-caffeoylglucoside) 5-O-(6-O-malonylglucoside) 4'''-malonyltransferase-like — translation MKINLISRKLIKPTTQTPQHLNQYSISFTDEFCPPMNVRILLFYTSASKRICRLQKSLSEILPRFYPLAGRYTKNDHVVDCNDEGAEFIEAEATDVESMDLIRAMECDQLNHFFSRQFHQMDESAACPLLSVQATHFKCGGLAVGISVTHRIFDGSSLETFVQAWSDHSAAGGTAITPSFDSPSLLPRGDLDCTPTTDKSEMRNISICAKRFLFTAAAITRLRYKLGREESDPYVSRVRAVCALIAKALINLDRARHGRSRPCLVVQAFNVRKRTVPPLRKDACGNFAVQSVTRSMSAAEAERMSVGGLVGVLGEAIEKTTSDCSRILCAGAGGLNEMVMEPTVNAVVKSWSGEANVIWFSDWSKFEYSKTDFGWGKAEWASIGPVAVENTAVLTETGEDGEIEAWVHLKSNHMGWFEEDEGIRLFTKLM, via the coding sequence ATGAAGATAAACTTAATTAGCAGGAAGCTAATCAAACCTACCACCCAAACTCCTCAACACCTCAACCAATACAGCATCTCCTTCACCGATGAGTTCTGCCCGCCCATGAACGTTCGCATCCTTCTCTTCTACACCTCCGCATCCAAACGAATCTGCCGCTTACAAAAATCGCTCTCAGAAATCCTGCCGCGATTCTACCCTCTCGCCGGAAGATACACCAAGAACGATCACGTGGTCGACTGCAACGACGAGGGAGCCGAATTCATCGAAGCGGAAGCCACCGACGTCGAATCCATGGATCTCATTAGGGCAATGGAGTGTGATCAGCTCAACCACTTCTTCTCGCGGCAGTTCCACCAGATGGACGAGTCCGCCGCCTGCCCGCTGCTCTCCGTCCAAGCCACGCATTTCAAGTGCGGCGGCCTCGCGGTCGGCATCAGCGTCACGCACAGGATTTTCGATGGATCATCTCTGGAGACATTCGTTCAGGCCTGGTCGGATCACAGCGCCGCCGGAGGAACTGCGATCACACCGAGTTTTGACTCGCCGTCGTTGCTTCCCCGCGGCGATCTGGATTGCACCCCGACTACGGATAAGTCGGAGATGAGGAACATCAGCATCTGCGCGAAGAGGTTTTTGTTTACCGCGGCAGCGATAACTCGCCTGAGATACAAACTCGGGCGAGAGGAAAGCGATCCGTATGTCTCGAGAGTGCGGGCGGTGTGTGCCCTAATAGCCAAAGCCTTGATCAATCTGGACCGGGCGAGGCACGGGCGGTCGAGGCCGTGCCTCGTCGTGCAGGCTTTCAACGTGAGGAAGAGGACAGTGCCGCCTCTGCGGAAGGATGCTTGTGGAAATTTTGCAGTACAATCGGTCACTCGCAGCATGTCTGCTGCGGAGGCTGAGAGAATGAGCGTTGGAGGGTTGGTGGGTGTATTAGGAGAGGCCATCGAGAAAACGACGTCGGATTGCTCGAGAATACTGTGTGCAGGTGCGGGCGGGCTTAATGAGATGGTGATGGAGCCGACGGTGAATGCGGTGGTGAAGTCGTGGAGCGGTGAGGCGAACGTGATCTGGTTTAGCGATTGGAGTAAGTTTGAATACTCGAAGACTGATTTCGGATGGGGGAAGGCAGAGTGGGCGAGCATCGGACCTGTTGCCGTCGAAAATACGGCGGTGTTAACGGAGACGGGAGAGGATGGTGAGATTGAGGCGTGGGTGCATTTGAAGTCAAATCATATGGGATGGTTCGAGGAGGATGAAGGGATTagattatttacaaaattaatgTAA